The following are encoded in a window of Prochlorococcus marinus CUG1417 genomic DNA:
- a CDS encoding peroxiredoxin: protein MKVGDKIPEFSLLDQNGIKRSNKGLKNPLVLFFYPKDDTPGCTIEVCGFRDKYDLFKVLGAQVWGVSNGSTSSHLAFANKNKLQYPLLCDTNDSLRKTFKVPKVLGFMDGRVTYVIDRKGTVRHIFRDLLNGPEHIKEAIRVLKAIQNQ, encoded by the coding sequence GTGAAGGTTGGAGATAAAATTCCAGAATTTTCTTTACTGGATCAAAATGGAATTAAGAGATCAAATAAGGGATTAAAAAATCCACTTGTTTTGTTTTTTTATCCAAAAGATGATACTCCAGGTTGCACTATTGAAGTTTGCGGATTTAGAGATAAATATGACTTATTTAAAGTATTAGGTGCGCAAGTTTGGGGAGTAAGTAATGGAAGTACCTCAAGTCATTTAGCATTTGCCAATAAAAATAAATTACAATATCCACTCCTTTGCGATACTAATGACTCTCTTAGGAAAACTTTTAAAGTTCCCAAAGTATTAGGTTTTATGGATGGTAGGGTAACTTACGTTATTGATCGCAAAGGGACAGTTAGGCATATTTTTAGAGATTTATTGAATGGTCCTGAACACATTAAAGAGGCTATTAGAGTACTCAAGGCAATTCAAAATCAATAA
- a CDS encoding small RNA NsiR4-regulated ssr1528 family protein encodes MKKMGMQAVDLAIQNGVDLDGTPIPQKMLDLYNRIMDEENKRQRSGVKKSMRNRCVKTGSKHFDKETLNQLLIDSGWEGLKEKEILFFYN; translated from the coding sequence ATGAAGAAAATGGGAATGCAGGCTGTTGATCTTGCTATTCAAAATGGAGTGGATCTTGACGGTACTCCAATCCCTCAAAAAATGTTAGATCTATACAATAGAATTATGGATGAGGAGAATAAAAGACAAAGGAGTGGTGTTAAAAAATCAATGAGAAATAGATGCGTCAAAACGGGTTCTAAGCATTTTGATAAAGAAACATTGAATCAATTATTAATAGATTCGGGATGGGAAGGTCTTAAAGAAAAGGAAATTTTATTTTTTTATAACTGA
- the arfB gene encoding alternative ribosome rescue aminoacyl-tRNA hydrolase ArfB: MDLKITKTLVIPSNEIKWRFSRSSGPGGQNVNKIESRVEIIFNLEDSKVLNDYQKAILKRNLKNKLVNNSLRLAVQEHRNQLLNRQLALMKFSSIIKNALNKPFKLRKNTQPTKASQKKRVEVKKKRGELKKSRQKEKTYQI, translated from the coding sequence ATGGATTTAAAAATTACTAAAACATTAGTAATCCCATCCAACGAAATTAAGTGGCGATTTTCTAGATCCTCCGGTCCTGGAGGACAAAATGTAAATAAAATTGAAAGCAGAGTAGAGATTATTTTTAATTTAGAAGATTCCAAAGTATTAAATGATTATCAGAAAGCAATTCTTAAGAGAAACTTGAAAAACAAATTAGTGAATAATAGCTTACGTTTAGCGGTTCAAGAACATAGAAATCAATTATTAAATAGGCAGCTAGCTTTAATGAAATTTAGTTCAATAATAAAAAATGCTTTAAATAAACCTTTTAAATTAAGAAAAAATACCCAACCCACTAAAGCATCACAAAAGAAAAGAGTTGAGGTTAAGAAAAAACGTGGCGAATTGAAAAAAAGTAGACAAAAAGAAAAAACATATCAAATATGA
- a CDS encoding DUF1651 domain-containing protein, whose protein sequence is MNTNNDFWLIDSNFVGVMRFYKDRDNSDKSIDYMFIEEGIIMGIHGENPPLMKTRKKIVIEEARILWQKLLNEGWQKTNKKW, encoded by the coding sequence TTGAATACAAATAATGATTTCTGGTTAATTGACTCTAATTTTGTAGGGGTGATGCGTTTCTACAAAGATAGAGATAATTCTGATAAATCTATTGATTATATGTTTATTGAAGAAGGAATTATTATGGGAATTCATGGAGAAAATCCTCCATTAATGAAAACTAGAAAAAAAATTGTTATTGAAGAAGCAAGAATATTATGGCAAAAATTGTTAAATGAAGGTTGGCAAAAAACTAATAAAAAATGGTGA
- a CDS encoding CPBP family intramembrane glutamic endopeptidase encodes MTNIQTKMKNVMILIRSFFLLRPRFLSTIFFIPILYGIGWSLSQPLLLFNFEKDNLSLIGTIITFLLFIFLLPYWFYIKRNKSSTWIILGITKDKFLKNFFNFSQGILFALVLIILILVPLLQKNYISWIGEFSPTILLNSILLGLGVGFAEEIIFRGWLLEELKFEYGTKISIALQAIIFSFVHNLSNEIFWNIVGLRLGFILLGIFLSLVKIRNKGSLWNCIGIHGGLVGIWFLLNNGLIEFKENTPSFLAGPFTQNIPNPIGSFSAILILFLLCIFYTVKSKKIFTRRFN; translated from the coding sequence TTGACTAATATTCAAACTAAAATGAAAAATGTAATGATACTAATTAGAAGTTTTTTTCTTTTAAGACCAAGATTTTTATCCACTATATTTTTTATTCCAATTCTTTATGGAATTGGCTGGTCTTTATCTCAGCCACTTTTATTGTTTAATTTTGAAAAAGATAATTTATCCTTAATTGGTACTATTATTACTTTTTTACTTTTTATCTTTTTACTCCCATATTGGTTTTATATCAAAAGAAATAAATCAAGTACTTGGATAATTCTTGGGATAACAAAAGACAAATTCTTGAAAAACTTTTTCAATTTTTCTCAAGGTATTTTATTTGCTTTAGTTTTAATAATTCTAATTCTTGTACCACTATTACAAAAAAATTATATTTCTTGGATAGGTGAATTCTCGCCAACAATATTGTTAAATTCTATTTTACTGGGATTAGGTGTTGGATTCGCAGAGGAAATAATTTTTAGAGGCTGGTTACTAGAAGAATTAAAATTTGAATATGGTACAAAAATATCAATAGCTTTACAAGCTATAATTTTTAGCTTCGTTCATAATTTATCAAATGAGATCTTTTGGAACATAGTAGGATTACGTTTGGGATTTATTTTACTTGGGATATTTCTATCATTAGTAAAAATTAGAAATAAAGGCTCTTTATGGAATTGCATAGGAATTCATGGAGGACTTGTGGGTATTTGGTTTTTATTAAATAATGGATTAATAGAATTCAAAGAAAATACGCCTTCTTTTTTAGCAGGGCCTTTTACACAAAATATTCCAAACCCAATCGGAAGCTTTAGTGCAATTTTAATATTATTTTTGTTATGTATTTTTTATACAGTAAAATCAAAAAAAATTTTTACTAGACGTTTTAATTAG